A DNA window from Pseudomonas wuhanensis contains the following coding sequences:
- a CDS encoding CoA transferase subunit A, translating to MAGFDKRVYSYEEAMAGLEDGMTVISGGFGLCGIPENLIAEIQHRGTRDLTVVSNNCGVDGFGLGVLLVDRQIRKVVASYVGENALFEKQLLSGEIEVVLTPQGTLAEKMRAGGAGIPAFFTATGVGTPVADGKEVREFKGRQYLMEESITGDFAIVKGWKADHFGNVVYRHTAQNFNPLAATAGKITVVEVEEIVEPGELDPSQIHTPGIYVDRVICGTFEKRIEQRTVRK from the coding sequence ATGGCAGGGTTCGACAAGCGCGTGTATTCCTACGAGGAAGCGATGGCAGGTCTTGAAGACGGCATGACTGTGATCTCCGGCGGCTTCGGCCTGTGCGGGATTCCGGAAAACCTCATCGCCGAGATCCAGCACCGCGGCACGCGTGATCTCACCGTGGTCTCCAACAACTGCGGCGTCGATGGTTTCGGCCTTGGTGTGCTGCTGGTAGACCGGCAGATCCGCAAAGTGGTGGCCTCTTACGTCGGCGAAAACGCGCTGTTCGAGAAACAACTGCTGAGCGGCGAAATCGAAGTCGTCCTGACCCCCCAAGGCACCCTCGCCGAAAAAATGCGCGCAGGCGGTGCCGGCATCCCGGCGTTCTTCACCGCGACCGGCGTCGGCACTCCGGTGGCCGATGGCAAGGAAGTCCGCGAATTCAAGGGCCGCCAGTACCTGATGGAAGAATCCATCACCGGTGACTTCGCCATCGTCAAAGGCTGGAAAGCCGACCATTTCGGTAACGTGGTCTATCGCCACACCGCCCAGAACTTCAACCCGCTGGCCGCCACCGCGGGCAAGATCACCGTGGTCGAAGTCGAAGAAATCGTCGAACCCGGCGAACTGGACCCGTCGCAGATCCACACCCCTGGCATCTACGTCGACCGGGTCATTTGCGGCACGTTCGAGAAGCGCATCGAACAGCGCACCGTGCGTAAGTGA
- a CDS encoding LysR family transcriptional regulator — translation MTVKQIRAFLAVAQSLSFAVACERLHLSQSALSLTIKALEEGLGGRLFTRNTRNVALTAEGESLLPLARRLIADWDNAEDELRQRFTLQRGRVTLAAMPSFAGNLLPPILKTFRARYPKVNVTVNDVINEQVLEMVRDRQVELGVAFEPTQSSSLEFTPLYIDRFVAVVPLDSPLTERDDIDWQTLLKEPFITLQRPSTVRVMLEEHLQARGMKLPVEFESHQLATVGRMVASGLGVSAVPALCAGQMRELGARCITLRDPVVERAIGVLTTGHELSAAAQALFDILKAENLGERLS, via the coding sequence ATGACCGTCAAACAGATCCGCGCATTCCTGGCCGTGGCCCAGAGTTTGAGTTTTGCCGTGGCTTGCGAGCGATTGCACCTGTCCCAGTCGGCGTTGAGCCTGACCATCAAGGCGCTGGAGGAGGGGTTGGGCGGGCGCCTGTTCACGCGCAATACCCGTAACGTTGCACTGACCGCCGAAGGCGAATCGCTGCTGCCACTGGCTCGTCGATTGATCGCGGACTGGGACAATGCCGAGGATGAACTGCGCCAACGCTTCACCCTCCAGCGCGGCCGCGTGACCCTGGCGGCGATGCCCTCGTTTGCCGGCAACTTGCTGCCGCCGATCCTCAAGACCTTTCGCGCGCGTTATCCCAAGGTCAACGTCACGGTGAACGACGTGATCAACGAGCAGGTGCTGGAAATGGTTCGCGACCGTCAGGTGGAATTGGGCGTGGCGTTCGAACCGACCCAGAGTTCGTCGCTGGAATTTACCCCGTTGTACATAGACCGGTTTGTGGCGGTGGTGCCCCTCGATTCACCGCTGACGGAGCGGGACGACATTGATTGGCAGACCTTGCTCAAGGAACCGTTCATTACCTTGCAGCGACCCTCGACGGTGCGGGTGATGCTTGAAGAACACTTGCAGGCGCGGGGCATGAAGCTGCCGGTGGAGTTTGAAAGCCATCAATTGGCGACAGTCGGGCGGATGGTGGCCAGCGGATTGGGTGTGAGCGCGGTACCGGCCTTGTGCGCCGGGCAGATGCGCGAGTTGGGCGCGCGTTGCATTACCCTGCGCGACCCGGTGGTGGAACGGGCGATCGGGGTGCTGACGACGGGGCATGAACTGTCGGCGGCGGCGCAGGCGTTGTTCGATATTCTCAAGGCTGAAAACCTTGGC